The DNA segment GGTTAGCTGATGCCACAGTGTATACTCAGGCAGGTCCTGAAATAGGAGTGGCCGCAACTAAGACTTTTCTAGTTCAGCTAGGTGTTTTAAGCGTTATCAGCTCTAAACTAGCTGAGCTTAAAGGGGTTATAAGCAGAGATGAGTATAAAAACCTGTTAAATGATTTAAATAGTATACCTGAAGTAATTCAACTAATTCTCGATAAAACAGAGGGGGAGGTTAAATCCTCTACAGAAGCGTATTATAACTCGACTAGCTTCTTATATTTAGGTAGGGGTATTAGCACAGCTGTAGCTATGGAGGGTGCTCTTAAACTTAAAGAAATATCATATATTCACGCTGAAGGATACGCCGCCGGTGAATCGAAACACGGTCCGATAGCGCTTATAAATTCAGGTTTCCCTGTAGTGTTTGTAGCACCAATGGATTCAACTCACAATAAAATAATAGGTAATATTATGGAGATGAAATCTAGAGGAGCTAGAGTAATATCTGTTGTTGAAGAAGATGACGGAGAGGTTCAAGCCATATCAGACACTGTTTTCCGCATCCCTACAACCCCAGCTAATTTTTTTAAACAAATAGTATATATTGTTCCACTGCAATTATTCGCATATTATATGGCAGTTAGAAAAGGCTTAGACCCTGACAAGCCTAGGAATCTAGCTAAAGCGGTTACAGTTGCTTAAAGGTGAAATTATGTTCTACACCCCTATCACGTCTAAAACAAACCCACCTTACGCTACTTTAGGGATAATAGCTATCAATGTACTCATATATTTCATTCAAAGCTCAAGCCCAGCCGCCTATAATTATTTTGTGCTAAATTTCGGGTTAATACCATATGAAATAGTATCAGGGGTTAACTTGCAAACGTTGATCACGTCGATGTTTGTGCACGGAAGCTTCGTGCATATTTTCTTCAACATGTATATACTTCTCATATTCGGCCCGGCTGTAGAAAAAAAGTATGGCCCGGCGCTTTTCCTCGTATTCTATGTTTTCTGCGGTGTGTTAGCTGGGTTAATACACTCATATATTACGTTTACATTTATGCCGTTGGAGGCGTACACCATTACGATAGGGGCCTCCGGTGCGATATTCGGTGTGATGGCGGCCTACGCCGTAAACTACCCTAATCAATATCTACTCTTATTCTTCTTCACTCCTGTGAAAGCATATGTAGCTATTACCCTATTCTTTATTCTTGAAACCGTGCTTGGATTCGCCGGATTATTCGGAGCGACTTCTAGTATAGCCCACTTCGCGCATGTCGGAGGGTTTATAGCGGGTGTTATATTTGCGCTACTTTTCCGGCGTTTCACTAGAAGAGGACCTAAGATAAAGAAAGAAAGAGACATCGAGGTTATCTATCTTTAACAGTGTTTAACTGCTGTGAAACTTTTCTGGCTGCTATAGAGACTGGGGTGGCGATCAAGCCGCCGATTGTGAATTGTAACACGTTTAGTGGAAGTTCCACTATCGCAGCGGCTACGCTAAATAGTAAAGATTCGACCATGAAATAGCCTGTTATCATCCATGGTCCTGCGATTATAAAACATGCGATTAAATCTAGATAAGAAAAACGATCACGTCTACTGATCAAGCCTGCTAGAAAACCTTCAACACCTTTTATTATAAGTGTCCAAGGGGAGTAGAAAGCGTATCCGGTAATTATATCTGCTAAAGCTGAGCCTAATCCTCCAGCTACGCCGCCAACTATAGGGCCGAATAGTAACCCTGAAAGCATAACCGCTGCATCGCCTATGTTAATGTAGCCGCCTGTAGCTGGGACTGGTATTTGAATAATGATTGTTAGAGCAATTGTTAGAGCTGAGAATAAACCTATTACCGTGGCCTGGAGTGAAAGAGGGTAATTCGGTGTCCTTGACTTTAAAAAGTTTTTCATACGGATCACTTATATTCAAGTTTATACTTGTATACAAGGTTATACTTGAATAAAAACTTTTCTAAAGAAGAAAAGCCAACTCCTCTAAAGCGTTAAGAACCCTAATACCCCTAGCAGTTATAGAATAATACTTGCGGTTATCTCTCTCACTGGAGATAATTAAACCACGCTCCTCCAGCTCACTAAGATGCTGGTAGACAGCTTGTAAGCTAACAGACTTAGATAGTGAGTTCCAAAGAGAATACCCGTAAGTCTCACCTAAGGAAATCAATCTCAATATTCTAAGCTTCAAACCAACTTTATCTGTTAAATTAATATTCTTGGAAAATCCTGATAAGGCGGCAATTAAATACTGATCTTTTAACCCGCTACCAGTGATAATACAAGTAATATTATCATCTTTACTCAAAAAACCGCTTTCACTAAGTTTCTTAACAGCTGCTATCGCAGCACAGCTAGCGGTCTCCGCATAAACACCCTCCTCTAAAGCTAAAATTCTCTGCGCCTCAGTAATCTCCTTATCAGAGACTGATAGAGCCAGCCCGGCCGACTCTTTAATCGCAGATAAGGCCAGCTCACCGTTTAAAGGCTCTAAAACTAGTATCGCTAAAGCGATAGTTGAGCCGTCCTCAAATCTTTTTATTCGAGAATTCCTCTCAAAAGCTTGAACAATAGGAGAGCATGTAGAAGATTGAACACCGATCATTTTCGGCAACTTAAAGGATAAACCGAGCTCATAAAACTCTTTAAACCCCTTCCACAGAGAGTATATACTACCACCGTCCCCAACCGGAACCACAACATAATCAGGAACACCTATCTGCTCAACAATCTCGTAAGCGATTGTTTTCTGCGCCTCTATTATAAGAGGGTTAAGACCTGAGGTAGCAGGGTAAAAATTTTCGCCTACAAATTTTTCAATAACGAAGCGTATAGCTTCATCAACAGTCTCCCCGTTATAGATAATATTAGCTCCATACATTTTCATCTGGGCTAGTTTACCTATATCCACCCTTCTAGGCACCACAATCGTTCCTTTAATATTAGCTCTCGCGCAGTAAGCAGCTAAAGCAGCTCCTAAATTGCCGTTAGAAGCGCAAACAACCTCTCTAAAATTTAAGCTTAAAGCATGAGAAACGAGAAGGCTGGCAGCTCTATCCCTGAAAGAGTTAGTAGGGTTACGTGATTCATCCTTCAAGAATAAATTATTTAACCCTAAAATCGAGGCAAACCTACTAGCCTTAAATAAAGGCGTCCTACCCTCACCTAAAGATATCCTAAACTCCTGTTTTACTTCAGGTAGAAGAGAAGCGTAGCGCCAGAAAGAATTAACGTCTAAGAAAGATAAGCTCTCCCTTATTTTAGAGTACTCAAAAAAATAGATGAGAGGGGAGTAACAATACTCGCAAAGAGAGAGGACTCTCCCCGCATCGTAAACTCTACCACAACTAGGACATTTAAACCTCATATTATCCATAAATAAATTAATTGAAGAAGAGGATTTAAACCCACAGTTGAATAAATAATTTTGTAATAAACTTCACTTTAATTAGCTAACTACGTTATTTTTAACATATTCAGTTTTCCGATCTCTCAAAAAATGCATCTTATACGTTTTCAATAATCTTATAATTATAATCATAACCGGGGCTTCAAGTAAAGGACCAATACTAACAACGAAAAACACACTCGATCCAACTCCGAAAATTATTATAGAAGCAGCTATAGCTAGCTCATACTGGTTTCCCGTACCAATGATACATGCGCTAGCCGCCTCCTCATAGCTGAGACGCCCGAGAAAACTTAACACTAAAATTATAAAGAATACTAAAAGATAACCGAATAACACTGGGATAGACAAAATTACAAATTCTAAAGGTTTAGAGATAATCAACCTGCTTTGAATAATATATAATACTACCAGAAACATGAAGAAAGAGATCAGTGAGATTTTATCAGTGGCAGAGTATACTCTGTTACTCAAACAGTTATGCGCTCTACTTTTAAAAATATACTGGAGTATTAAACCTAAAACAAGCGGTGTTAAGAAAAATAATAGAATAGTGAAGAACATGTTCTCTAATGGAATAAAAGCACCCGCTCTACTGATTAAAAAATAAGCCAGCAAAGGGTATAAAGTTATTATTAAAAACGTGTTTATCAGTGTCGCGCTTATCACAAGGCTTTTACAGCCAGCGGCGATTTTATTCCAGTATAGAACCATTGAGATAGAAGGCCCTAAGAAGAGCAGGGAGACGCCTATCCTATAAAATACGTTCTCAGGGAAAAAAATATTCGCGGATAAGAATCCCATTAAAGGGGAAATAATCCAGTTAGCGCATACGATGAGAATTAAAGGCAGCCTTTTTCTAAATACACTAGTAAACTCGGCGCGGTAGTTCTCCCAGCAGATAAACTGGGGGGTTAAAAGAAGGATTATAAGAACTGCTATAGGAATAGAAATATTCATAAAATACAGGGTCGAAAACAATTCGTAAACTGGTGGGAGATAATAACCTATACAAACTCCGGAGATAGCCGCGGTTAAAACTAGCAACATGAGATTTTTAGCCTTCAGTCACTCTCTTTCCATAGTAAATTATTAATAGAGAGATTAAATAAAAAATTTACTCCCATATTTTAATCTTAACCCCTCAGAATAAAATTAATTTCACACGTTAAACATAGAGTGTTAATAGAAAGAATAGAAACTAAAATACTAAATTAATTTTAAAATAATCCGGTGGCTTTAAAATTGGAGAATAAGAGAATTAAGGAAATGATAATTACAAGACTACACACACCTGTAGCTGTTAAGTTACTCAAAGATTTAACTGAAGAAATCTCCAAAGAACTTGAAATACCAGTTAAATCAACCGGCTCAGAGTTTGAAATCCCATGGTGGAAGGCTAAAATATTAATGGATGAAAAAATAGCTGAGCTTCTAGATGAAAATGAAATAGATGAAACATATATTCAGAAGAAAGTGTGGAGTGAAAAAGCTAAAACACAACCAGAAGAATTAGAGAAAACATTCTATCTTAAACTATCTAATAAACTAGGCAAATTAAAAAACGAGTTTAAAATGAATCCGAGTCCAATATTAATGAAGAAAATAGAGAACTTGGAAACCTTATTAAACGATCTTCTATCCGCGCGCCTCAGCAAAATCCTTAAAATGTCGTTTAGAGGCGCCCCGCCTAAAATCTTAGAGAATCTTACACTAGAAGAAAAATGGCTTTACGATGAAATAAATCAGATAATAAAAATATGGGTTGAGAGAATACTAGGAGATTAATATGAGTATAGAATCTGAGATAGATCCTAAAGAAAAATTCGAGGAATTCTTTAAGAGTTTCAAAGATGATAAAGAAGAGTTAAAATATAGAAAAAAGATTCAGCAATTAAGTATAGAAAACAAGATTTCAATAATAGTTGATTTTGACGATCTCCTAAAATACGATGCGGAGCTAGCGAAAGATCTTCTTACCAAACCGGAGGAGATAATCAACGCCGCAGATCAAGCTGCGCTCACCCTTCTAGAATTAGAGGATCGAGAATACTATGAGAAGCTTAAAAATGAAGATAGAAAACTCTTTGTAAGATTTAGAAATCTACCAAGTATAAATCATATACCTTTACGTAAAATAAGAAGCGAACATATCGGGCTTCTAGTAATGGTTGATGGAATATTAACTAGAGCTAGCGAAGTCAAACCTAGACTTGTAGAAGCCGCGTTCGAATGCCTTCGATGCCACTACATAAACTTTGTGAAACAGGAGACCACTGAGATAGTTAAACCGATAGTATGTGAGAATACTAACTGTCGAAGAAACGGGCCTTTCCGATTAGTAAATGAAGAATCTAAATTTGAAGACTGGCAGAAGATACGAGTCCAAGAGAAACCGGAGGAGTTGCCCCCAGGTCAACTACCAAGAGCTATAGACGCGATTTTAACATATGATCTCGTAGACGCGGCCAGACCGGGAGACCGGGTCAGCGTTATAGGAATATTAAGAAGCACGCCTGAATATGCTGGTCGAACGAAACTAAGCACTTTTAAAATTTATTTAGAAGCGAACTACATCGACATAACTGAGAAAGAATTAGAGAAAACAGAGATAACCGAAGAAGATGAACAAAAAATACTGGAGCTTAGCAGAGATCCAAACGTTCACAGCAAGATTATTAACAGCATAGCACCCAGCATATACGGCTTAGAGGATGTCAAAGAAGCGATTGCGCTTCAACTATTCGGAGGAGTCAGCAAAGTTCTACCGGACTCTATGAAAATAAGAGGAGAGTCCAATATTCTACTAGTAGGCGACCCTGGCACAGCTAAGTGCGTAGCACCAGGAGCACTTGTATTAACAGCTTCAGGTGAGAAGCGTAGAATAGAAGATATAGTCGAAGAGCAGCTTGAAAAAAACACTCAACTCATAGATGACGGCTATTACGCAAACGGCTCCATAAAAATATATACTTTGAATAAATATGGGAGAATACAGCAAAGCAAGGCAAACATTTTTTGGAAGAGAAAAGCGCCACCTTACATGATAAAAATTAAAACAGAAAAAGGAAAAGAAATCACGGTCACACCAACCCATCTCTTTTACACTACAGATAACGGTTTAATCCTATGTAAAAAAGCCGGTGAGCTATCTGAAGGAGATTTCATAGCTACACCAAAATTAGAGAAACTTCAATTAGATAAAAATAGTAGAAAAAGATATGAAGAAGAGAAGGAGAATGTTATACCTGGTTTGAAACTTCTTTTAAAGAAAATAAGAGATGAGAGAGCTCTTAAAACAGATCAAATGGGGATTCCAGAACTAATTTACAATAAATATGAGAGTGGTGAACTGGAAGCTAGTGTAGAAGACTTAAATAAAATTATTGAAACAACTAAAAAATACGGATTAAGTGAAAGCTTGAAACGTTTAACCACAATCTGCGAAGCTGACGTGATCTGGGATAAAGTTAAAGTGATTGAAAAACAGAAGCCATGTTTCAACTGGGTTTATGATCTGCAAGTTCCGGGCTCAAATAATTTCATAGCTAACGAGTTTTACGTTCACAACAGTCAAATATTACAGTATACAGCTCAACTCGCTCCTAGAGGATTATACACTTCAGGTAAAGGGTCATCAGCTGCAGGACTTACAGCAGCTGTTTTAAAAGATGAATCGGGAGCGATGGCATTAGAGGCAGGTGCATTAGTTTTAGCGGATAAAGGTTTAGCGTGTCTTCACCCAGATACTAGAATAGTTTACAACGGTAAACTAGCGGCTATCGGCAGTGTATTCAACAGTGAACTAAAATTTAAGGCTTTAAGCAGAAATGAAATAGTTGAGGTAGCGCCTTTAAACGGTTATGTTATAAGTTTAGATCTTAACACGCTCAAACCTATTGAAAGTAAAACAGACATTATTAGACGTAAATGGTACCGGGGGGAAATACTCACATTAACATTTGAATCAGGGCTTAAAGTCACGCTCACCCCTGAA comes from the Candidatus Odinarchaeum yellowstonii genome and includes:
- a CDS encoding DNA replication complex GINS family protein; this encodes MENKRIKEMIITRLHTPVAVKLLKDLTEEISKELEIPVKSTGSEFEIPWWKAKILMDEKIAELLDENEIDETYIQKKVWSEKAKTQPEELEKTFYLKLSNKLGKLKNEFKMNPSPILMKKIENLETLLNDLLSARLSKILKMSFRGAPPKILENLTLEEKWLYDEINQIIKIWVERILGD
- a CDS encoding ECF transporter S component is translated as MKNFLKSRTPNYPLSLQATVIGLFSALTIALTIIIQIPVPATGGYINIGDAAVMLSGLLFGPIVGGVAGGLGSALADIITGYAFYSPWTLIIKGVEGFLAGLISRRDRFSYLDLIACFIIAGPWMITGYFMVESLLFSVAAAIVELPLNVLQFTIGGLIATPVSIAARKVSQQLNTVKDR
- a CDS encoding rhomboid family intramembrane serine protease, whose amino-acid sequence is MFYTPITSKTNPPYATLGIIAINVLIYFIQSSSPAAYNYFVLNFGLIPYEIVSGVNLQTLITSMFVHGSFVHIFFNMYILLIFGPAVEKKYGPALFLVFYVFCGVLAGLIHSYITFTFMPLEAYTITIGASGAIFGVMAAYAVNYPNQYLLLFFFTPVKAYVAITLFFILETVLGFAGLFGATSSIAHFAHVGGFIAGVIFALLFRRFTRRGPKIKKERDIEVIYL
- a CDS encoding bile acid:sodium symporter; its protein translation is MNISIPIAVLIILLLTPQFICWENYRAEFTSVFRKRLPLILIVCANWIISPLMGFLSANIFFPENVFYRIGVSLLFLGPSISMVLYWNKIAAGCKSLVISATLINTFLIITLYPLLAYFLISRAGAFIPLENMFFTILLFFLTPLVLGLILQYIFKSRAHNCLSNRVYSATDKISLISFFMFLVVLYIIQSRLIISKPLEFVILSIPVLFGYLLVFFIILVLSFLGRLSYEEAASACIIGTGNQYELAIAASIIIFGVGSSVFFVVSIGPLLEAPVMIIIIRLLKTYKMHFLRDRKTEYVKNNVVS
- the thrC gene encoding threonine synthase, with translation MDNMRFKCPSCGRVYDAGRVLSLCEYCYSPLIYFFEYSKIRESLSFLDVNSFWRYASLLPEVKQEFRISLGEGRTPLFKASRFASILGLNNLFLKDESRNPTNSFRDRAASLLVSHALSLNFREVVCASNGNLGAALAAYCARANIKGTIVVPRRVDIGKLAQMKMYGANIIYNGETVDEAIRFVIEKFVGENFYPATSGLNPLIIEAQKTIAYEIVEQIGVPDYVVVPVGDGGSIYSLWKGFKEFYELGLSFKLPKMIGVQSSTCSPIVQAFERNSRIKRFEDGSTIALAILVLEPLNGELALSAIKESAGLALSVSDKEITEAQRILALEEGVYAETASCAAIAAVKKLSESGFLSKDDNITCIITGSGLKDQYLIAALSGFSKNINLTDKVGLKLRILRLISLGETYGYSLWNSLSKSVSLQAVYQHLSELEERGLIISSERDNRKYYSITARGIRVLNALEELAFLL